A genomic segment from Dechloromonas denitrificans encodes:
- a CDS encoding beta strand repeat-containing protein: MALTTEDMLALRIDQLAALTTEQIQALESRDLVLIAPSKLAAGFTPTQIAALTTRQVAILNPVQMAGLTTDQLAALDLEDVAVLRTHQLAALSTAQLTEGLSATQFAVLGTSQLIGLTTRQMAALTLAQLGTLSTDGVAALGTAQIAALTTAQIASGLSAAQIAALTTYQIGALTTRQVAQGLTTDQVVALSTVQVRYLTPAQMAVLSTENIAAMQTEDVAALKMNQIAALTSSQVSQGLTTEQIVALTTLQTANLTGKTLAAFTNAQLSALEPEDFALLKTAQIAALTTGQINGALSTSQISALSTQQVAALTTSQVSLGLSTEQVQVLSTDQVAALRTTQIAALRTDQVAALDTEDIAVLSSSQMAALTTTQVTQGLTSNQIIALSSTQVVGLTSAQLTSLATETLGYLDTDDLVALKTSQIAALTTTQVAMGLSTAQVAALTTAQVSQGLTTAQIAVLSTANIAALETQDVAVLRTNQVAALTTQQLNAGLTTEQIQALSTSQVAALSTTQVAQGLRPDQVAALTTTQVLNLATQQLAAMTTQQVGAIETEDVLVLKTSQIAALTTTQVAQGLNAGQVGVLSTSQVALGFSTAQIAALTPGNIGALQTDAVAALGSSQVIALTTTQLKNGLTTDQLQAMTTAQIDVLTTRQVSQGLTTDHVVALTTEQAASLRTQQIAALTTAQVGALETEDLAVLKTGQIAALTTTQVAQGLSTSQIAALTTDQVQGLTTRQIAALTTDQVAAIETEDIQVLRTTQVVALSTTQVAQGLTTGQIVALTTEQVAGLATQQGSALSTGQLQALQTEDVAALKTQQIAVLTTTQVAQGLTTEQVAALQTTQVAALTTTQVAQGLTTDQFMAFNSDQLRALTSRQLAVLSTTSLQSIDPLVLASLRTDQVAALTTTQVASGLTTTQVAALTSLQVSNLTSAQIGALTTSQVLALETEDFQALRTAQIVALKTAQIVALTTEQVVALSTLQAGALTTAQIAALQTEDIAVLETEDLAVLKTRQIAVLGSSQVAALTTEQIASLSSTQIAALGTAQVQSGLTTEQIVALTTSQVRFGLTSAQLAALGTEQIAAMETEDFASLATGRIAALSTTQISQGVTTEQVAALTTAQIASLTTRQINQGLTTDQVVALGSDQLLALSTQQFVAFTTDQLQAIETADLAQLKTAQLVALSTTQIALGLTTEQIAGLTTLQVAALRTAQWAAMGTAQIAALETEDLQALKSAQIAAFKTAQIAALSTEQIVALGTAQVGGLTSAQLLALGSTGVAVLQTEDLAVLKSAQIVALATDQIAVLSSEQIASLSTAQIAALTTRQVAEGLGTSQIAALTTEQVRAGLTTAQVAALTTAQVAALETEDIASLATTRLVVLSTSQLAEGLTTSQLAALGTTQIAALTTRQLAQGLRTDVIVALSTEQVASLTTRQISALATDQLQVLETEDVAALKTSQIVALTSQQLSLGFGTAQIVALQTGQVAALLTTQLAALTTDQVVAIETEDIQALKTSQVVGLKTSQIAVLTTEQIVALTTAQVAALQTVQVQSFAVNQVAALETADLRALGSSQIAALGTSQIGQGLSTLQIAALATSQVAALTTNQITLGLTTAQLAALGTSGLAAWNASQVKALTTQQIAQGLTTEQVATLTTSQAVNLGTEQWQAFTTAQVAALNPHLIQALTPTQIAQGFTTQQIAALTTTELASLSTSQIALGLTTDHVVALTTSQMAAFTTSQMAAWGTQQLAVLQTEDLAALATGQIVALGTQQLAQGLSTAQIVALSTAQVTALTTAQVAALGTAQIAAIETRDFVVMRTSQVAALATNQVAQGLTTSQLGVLTTMQAVGMTTDQWSALTTTQVAALDPHLIPYLQPEQIALGFTSSQIAVLTTAEIASLTTDQISLGLTTAQVAGLTTAQVASLTTNQLASLTTTQIGAIETVDIVALQTSQIGALGSSQIAALSTTQIKALETVDLAAFSTSQVTALTTTQVAQGLTTDQIASLTTTQAIGMTTAQWVALTTSQVAALNPHLIPYLLPAQIALGFTTSQIAMLTTAEVASLTTAQVAQGLTTSQVAGLTTAQVASLTTNQVAALTTSQIGAIETVDIVALQTRQIAALTTAQIEALSTTQIQAIETVDMAALKTSQIIALTTTQISTGLTTDQIAALTTTQVESFTSTQISSFTTDQIQYLDVSTPLVLDLDGDGIETQSIRNGVQFDLYGTGEKVQTGWVSGGDGLLVLDRNGDGSINGGGELFGEATILSNGQKAKTGYEALADLDSNADGVISQGDAAFDQLQVWVDGNSDGISQAGELFKLKDLGITELNLQATSSPTQNNGNIVGLNSAYTTADGQSHEMADVWFLTGKVNNLVQAMSTYGESGGTSNALPVDPVSQATGSSATSTVGQLVGVLNQYDPNGQPLLGNAPSAAPNLVPQPLDPNNPAVNGLLANGK; this comes from the coding sequence GTGGCATTGACCACGGAGGACATGCTCGCCCTGCGGATTGATCAACTCGCAGCGCTGACGACAGAACAAATACAGGCACTGGAATCGCGGGATCTGGTGCTGATCGCTCCTTCCAAGCTGGCCGCCGGCTTCACACCAACCCAGATTGCAGCGCTGACGACCCGTCAGGTGGCGATTCTCAATCCGGTCCAGATGGCCGGCCTGACGACCGATCAACTGGCTGCGCTGGACCTTGAGGATGTTGCGGTTCTGCGTACTCACCAGTTGGCTGCGCTATCAACCGCGCAATTGACCGAAGGCTTGAGTGCCACCCAGTTCGCCGTGCTGGGCACGTCTCAGCTGATCGGTCTGACGACCCGCCAGATGGCAGCCCTGACGCTTGCCCAGTTGGGAACGCTGAGTACCGATGGAGTGGCTGCGCTGGGTACGGCCCAGATCGCCGCCTTGACGACGGCACAGATTGCCAGCGGACTGAGTGCGGCCCAGATCGCGGCTCTGACTACCTATCAGATTGGCGCCCTGACGACGCGACAGGTAGCGCAGGGCCTGACCACGGATCAGGTTGTCGCCCTGAGTACGGTGCAGGTGCGTTACCTGACACCGGCCCAGATGGCCGTGTTGTCTACCGAAAACATCGCTGCGATGCAGACTGAGGATGTCGCGGCGCTGAAGATGAACCAGATTGCGGCGCTGACTTCTTCCCAGGTGTCGCAAGGCCTGACAACCGAACAGATCGTCGCGCTGACCACCTTGCAGACGGCTAATCTGACCGGCAAGACGCTGGCAGCCTTTACCAATGCCCAATTGTCGGCATTGGAGCCGGAAGATTTCGCCTTGCTCAAAACAGCCCAGATTGCTGCGTTGACCACGGGACAGATCAACGGCGCCTTGAGTACCAGTCAAATATCGGCGCTCAGCACGCAGCAGGTTGCTGCCCTGACGACCAGCCAGGTTTCGCTTGGCCTGAGTACCGAACAAGTCCAGGTCTTGTCGACCGATCAGGTGGCTGCGCTGCGCACGACACAGATTGCCGCGTTGCGGACCGACCAGGTCGCGGCACTCGATACTGAAGACATCGCCGTGCTCAGTTCTTCACAGATGGCGGCACTGACGACGACCCAGGTGACCCAGGGCCTGACGTCGAATCAGATCATTGCCCTGAGTTCGACCCAGGTCGTTGGCTTGACCTCGGCACAGCTGACCTCGCTGGCCACCGAAACGCTGGGTTATCTCGATACCGATGATCTGGTAGCTTTGAAAACATCGCAAATTGCGGCGTTGACCACGACACAGGTGGCGATGGGGCTCAGCACGGCACAGGTGGCTGCGCTGACTACCGCGCAAGTCTCGCAAGGGCTGACCACGGCCCAGATTGCCGTTTTGTCGACGGCAAATATTGCCGCGCTGGAAACGCAGGATGTGGCTGTGTTGCGGACCAACCAGGTTGCCGCATTGACCACGCAGCAATTGAATGCAGGCCTGACCACCGAGCAGATTCAGGCGCTCTCGACATCGCAAGTCGCTGCCTTGAGCACGACCCAGGTTGCTCAGGGCTTGCGGCCGGATCAGGTTGCAGCGCTGACGACGACTCAGGTGCTCAATCTTGCCACGCAACAACTGGCCGCCATGACCACGCAGCAAGTCGGGGCGATCGAGACTGAAGATGTTCTGGTCCTGAAAACCAGCCAGATTGCGGCGTTGACCACGACACAAGTGGCGCAGGGGCTGAATGCCGGTCAAGTCGGGGTGCTCAGCACCAGCCAGGTCGCGCTCGGTTTCAGTACCGCCCAGATCGCGGCGCTCACGCCAGGCAATATCGGCGCCTTGCAGACCGATGCCGTTGCTGCGCTCGGTTCATCGCAGGTCATCGCGTTGACCACGACGCAACTGAAAAACGGTCTGACAACCGACCAGTTGCAGGCCATGACGACGGCCCAGATTGATGTCCTGACCACGCGCCAGGTGTCGCAGGGTTTGACGACGGATCATGTCGTGGCCCTGACGACCGAACAGGCCGCAAGTTTGCGCACGCAGCAGATCGCCGCCCTGACAACCGCCCAGGTCGGTGCGCTGGAAACGGAGGATCTGGCTGTCCTGAAAACAGGCCAGATTGCCGCGTTGACCACGACACAGGTGGCGCAAGGCTTGAGTACCAGCCAGATCGCCGCCTTGACGACCGACCAGGTACAAGGACTGACGACGCGCCAGATTGCTGCCCTGACGACCGATCAGGTGGCTGCGATCGAGACGGAAGACATTCAGGTTTTGCGCACTACTCAAGTTGTCGCCTTGTCTACAACCCAGGTGGCGCAGGGCCTGACGACCGGGCAGATCGTTGCCTTGACGACCGAGCAGGTGGCCGGGCTGGCGACGCAGCAGGGCAGTGCGCTGAGTACCGGGCAATTGCAGGCTTTGCAGACCGAAGATGTCGCCGCACTGAAAACCCAGCAAATTGCCGTGTTGACCACGACGCAGGTGGCACAAGGGCTGACGACCGAGCAGGTTGCCGCCTTGCAAACGACACAGGTTGCGGCGCTGACCACGACGCAGGTCGCCCAGGGGCTGACGACCGATCAGTTCATGGCATTCAACTCGGATCAGTTGCGGGCGCTGACTTCGCGACAACTGGCCGTGTTGTCGACCACCAGCTTGCAAAGCATCGATCCGCTTGTCCTCGCCAGTTTGCGTACCGACCAGGTTGCCGCCTTGACGACAACGCAAGTTGCGTCGGGGCTGACCACCACCCAGGTCGCTGCCCTGACTTCGTTGCAGGTCAGCAATCTGACCTCCGCCCAGATCGGAGCGCTGACGACCAGCCAGGTGCTTGCGCTCGAAACCGAAGATTTCCAGGCTTTGCGGACGGCCCAGATCGTCGCCTTGAAAACGGCGCAAATTGTTGCGTTGACCACGGAACAGGTCGTTGCACTGAGCACCTTGCAGGCCGGCGCATTGACCACGGCACAAATTGCGGCATTGCAGACCGAGGATATTGCCGTCCTTGAGACGGAAGACCTGGCCGTCCTGAAAACCCGTCAGATTGCTGTGCTGGGGAGCAGTCAGGTTGCGGCCTTGACGACCGAGCAAATAGCCAGTCTGAGCAGCACCCAGATCGCCGCCCTGGGTACTGCGCAGGTGCAGTCCGGTTTGACCACCGAGCAGATCGTTGCGCTGACCACGAGCCAGGTACGTTTCGGGTTGACCAGCGCGCAGCTGGCCGCGTTGGGAACCGAGCAGATTGCGGCCATGGAGACTGAGGATTTTGCCAGTCTGGCCACCGGGCGGATTGCCGCACTGAGTACGACTCAAATCAGTCAGGGCGTGACGACCGAGCAGGTCGCGGCATTGACGACAGCGCAAATAGCTTCGCTGACCACGCGCCAGATCAATCAGGGGCTGACCACCGATCAGGTGGTGGCATTGGGCAGCGATCAATTGCTGGCCTTGTCTACCCAGCAATTCGTTGCGTTCACGACGGATCAATTGCAGGCGATCGAAACCGCCGATCTGGCTCAACTCAAAACCGCGCAACTGGTTGCCTTGAGTACGACCCAGATTGCCTTGGGGCTGACGACCGAGCAGATCGCCGGGCTAACGACCTTGCAGGTCGCTGCCTTGCGTACGGCGCAATGGGCGGCGATGGGCACCGCCCAGATCGCGGCACTTGAAACGGAAGATTTGCAGGCCCTCAAGAGCGCCCAGATTGCTGCCTTCAAAACGGCGCAGATCGCTGCGCTGAGTACGGAACAAATCGTCGCACTGGGAACGGCTCAGGTCGGTGGTCTGACATCGGCACAGCTTCTGGCGCTCGGGAGCACGGGGGTTGCCGTATTGCAGACGGAAGACCTGGCGGTGCTCAAGAGCGCGCAAATTGTGGCGCTGGCGACGGATCAGATCGCAGTCTTGTCGAGCGAACAGATTGCCAGCCTGAGCACGGCGCAGATTGCTGCACTGACCACCCGGCAGGTTGCCGAGGGCCTGGGTACGAGCCAGATCGCCGCTCTGACCACCGAACAGGTGCGTGCCGGGCTGACCACGGCGCAGGTCGCGGCCCTGACCACGGCACAAGTCGCCGCGCTGGAAACTGAAGATATCGCCAGTCTGGCCACGACACGGCTGGTCGTGCTGAGCACTTCGCAACTGGCCGAAGGTCTGACAACCAGCCAGCTCGCTGCGCTGGGGACGACCCAGATTGCCGCGCTGACCACCCGTCAGCTTGCCCAGGGCCTGAGAACCGACGTGATCGTTGCGCTCAGTACCGAGCAGGTGGCCAGCCTGACGACGCGGCAGATATCCGCCCTGGCAACCGATCAGCTCCAGGTGCTTGAGACTGAGGATGTCGCTGCGCTCAAAACATCGCAGATCGTTGCCTTGACGAGCCAGCAGCTCAGCCTCGGCTTCGGCACGGCACAGATTGTGGCATTGCAGACCGGGCAGGTTGCCGCCCTGTTGACGACACAACTGGCTGCATTGACGACCGATCAAGTGGTCGCGATCGAAACCGAGGATATCCAGGCACTGAAAACCAGCCAGGTGGTCGGGCTGAAAACCAGTCAGATCGCGGTACTGACGACGGAACAAATCGTTGCTTTGACGACGGCCCAGGTCGCGGCGCTGCAGACGGTTCAGGTGCAGTCTTTCGCGGTCAACCAGGTCGCGGCACTGGAAACGGCTGACCTGCGTGCCCTGGGAAGCAGTCAGATCGCCGCCCTGGGGACCAGCCAGATTGGGCAGGGGCTGAGCACCTTGCAGATTGCTGCGCTGGCCACTTCGCAAGTCGCCGCATTGACGACGAACCAGATCACGCTCGGGCTGACGACAGCCCAGCTGGCTGCATTGGGAACGAGCGGTCTTGCGGCCTGGAATGCCAGCCAGGTCAAGGCGCTGACGACTCAGCAGATTGCCCAGGGCCTGACCACCGAGCAAGTGGCGACCTTGACGACCAGCCAGGCGGTTAATCTCGGCACCGAGCAGTGGCAGGCGTTTACCACGGCCCAGGTGGCCGCACTGAATCCCCACCTGATTCAGGCGCTGACGCCGACCCAGATTGCTCAGGGATTCACGACGCAGCAAATCGCTGCCTTGACCACGACCGAACTGGCTTCGCTGAGTACCAGTCAAATTGCCTTGGGTCTGACGACGGATCATGTCGTGGCACTGACCACCAGCCAGATGGCTGCGTTTACGACCAGCCAGATGGCCGCCTGGGGGACCCAGCAACTGGCTGTGCTGCAAACCGAGGATCTGGCCGCGCTGGCCACCGGGCAAATTGTTGCGCTGGGTACTCAGCAGCTTGCCCAGGGATTGTCCACGGCCCAGATCGTTGCCCTGTCGACCGCACAGGTGACCGCACTGACGACTGCGCAGGTGGCCGCCCTGGGGACGGCGCAGATCGCTGCGATTGAAACCCGTGATTTCGTCGTGATGCGGACATCGCAAGTTGCTGCCCTGGCGACAAACCAGGTGGCGCAGGGCCTGACGACCAGTCAGCTGGGCGTACTGACGACGATGCAAGCGGTTGGCATGACGACCGATCAGTGGAGTGCCTTGACGACAACCCAGGTGGCGGCACTCGATCCGCATCTGATTCCCTATCTTCAGCCGGAACAGATCGCCCTCGGCTTTACCAGCAGCCAGATCGCCGTACTGACAACGGCTGAAATTGCTTCGCTGACCACCGATCAGATTTCGCTTGGCTTGACCACGGCACAGGTGGCCGGCCTGACGACCGCGCAAGTGGCGAGCTTGACGACAAACCAGCTGGCCTCGCTGACGACCACCCAGATCGGCGCAATCGAGACGGTTGATATTGTTGCCTTGCAGACCAGCCAGATCGGGGCGCTGGGCAGCAGCCAGATTGCAGCTTTGTCGACCACCCAGATCAAGGCGCTCGAAACGGTCGATCTGGCAGCCTTCAGCACCAGCCAGGTGACTGCGCTGACGACGACCCAGGTTGCCCAGGGCCTGACGACGGATCAGATTGCCTCGCTGACCACCACGCAGGCCATCGGCATGACGACGGCGCAGTGGGTCGCCCTGACGACCAGCCAGGTTGCCGCGCTCAATCCGCATTTGATTCCCTACCTGTTGCCGGCCCAGATCGCCCTCGGCTTTACAACCAGCCAGATTGCCATGCTGACGACGGCAGAAGTCGCCTCGCTGACCACGGCGCAAGTGGCGCAGGGCCTGACGACATCGCAGGTGGCCGGTTTGACGACGGCGCAGGTGGCCAGCCTGACAACCAACCAGGTGGCCGCTCTGACGACGAGCCAGATTGGCGCCATCGAAACGGTTGATATCGTGGCCTTGCAAACGCGCCAGATCGCTGCATTGACGACGGCGCAAATAGAAGCCTTGTCGACCACGCAGATCCAGGCCATCGAAACGGTCGATATGGCCGCGCTGAAAACCAGCCAGATCATCGCGTTGACCACGACACAGATATCCACCGGCCTGACGACGGATCAGATCGCCGCACTGACGACCACGCAGGTTGAAAGCTTTACCTCGACCCAGATTTCTTCCTTTACGACCGATCAGATTCAGTATCTTGATGTGTCGACCCCGCTGGTGCTCGATCTTGACGGCGACGGTATCGAAACGCAGAGCATCCGCAACGGCGTCCAGTTCGACCTGTACGGCACGGGCGAGAAAGTCCAGACCGGCTGGGTGAGCGGCGGCGACGGCCTGCTGGTGCTGGATCGCAACGGTGACGGCAGCATCAACGGCGGCGGCGAACTGTTCGGCGAAGCGACGATCCTGTCGAACGGCCAGAAGGCCAAGACCGGCTACGAAGCACTGGCCGATCTGGACAGCAACGCCGACGGCGTGATCAGCCAGGGCGATGCCGCCTTCGATCAGCTACAGGTTTGGGTCGATGGCAACTCGGACGGCATCAGCCAGGCTGGCGAGCTGTTCAAGCTGAAGGATCTGGGCATCACCGAACTGAACCTGCAAGCCACCTCGTCGCCGACCCAGAACAACGGCAACATCGTTGGTCTGAACTCGGCTTACACGACGGCCGATGGTCAGAGCCACGAGATGGCCGACGTCTGGTTCCTGACCGGCAAGGTGAACAATCTGGTCCAGGCGATGTCGACCTACGGTGAGTCGGGCGGGACGAGCAATGCGCTGCCGGTCGATCCGGTCAGCCAGGCGACGGGCAGCAGTGCGACGAGCACGGTGGGTCAGCTGGTCGGTGTACTGAATCAGTACGATCCGAACGGTCAGCCGCTGCTCGGCAATGCCCCGAGTGCAGCGCCGAATCTGGTGCCGCAGCCGCTCGATCCGAACAATCCTGCGGTCAACGGCTTGTTGGCCAACGGAAAATAG